In one window of Puniceicoccus vermicola DNA:
- a CDS encoding CHC2 zinc finger domain-containing protein, whose product MPRIPETELEDLKRSVDLAALVRSKGVELKKHGSKDLAGLSPFTDEKTPSFIVTPAKNLWHCMSSGQGGSVIDFVMHYDGVSFRQAVELLRTKNPSLYKSAGPVRKSSVPKLPPAVEFDADDQTLFDQVLGYYAKRLHENPSAIDYLKKRGLWNEEAIERFRIGYADRTLGLTLPHKNRKDGAEIRTRLQRLGIYRESGHEHFNGSLVFPVMDEGGAVREIYGRKVGSQKSGIYHLYLPGPHAGIWNPECLKSPEIILTESIIDALTFWVNGFRNVTCIWGTEGFTDEHLEAFRKHRTQKIYLAYDRDKAGDRASERDAERLQSHGIECFRVKFPAGMDSNEYALKVTPPEMSLKAVLSGAEWLPPSPKGYGATGGKGLGHCVPQEGEIPFRVKDQDTRASSSNLLAANLAADAATVGQDIATKGKNASEDELRAFGSSRETSPALKLSGEDYLLDLGPRSYRVRGLQKNGSLEVLKVNLRLVCEDRFHLDTLDFYRSKDREAFVRAAASETTLEPDLIKRDLGKLLLALEQVQEERIRAATEPQPSHPEMTEEEQAEALELLRSPDLLHRILADFESCGIVGESTNKLTGYLACVSRKLDRPLAVIVQSTSAAGKSTLMESILAFIPEEERVKYSAMTGQSLYYLGETNLKNKILAIVEEEGAEKASYALKLLQSEGELTIASTGKDDQGRMKTEEYHVEGPVMIFLTTTAVDIDEELLNRCLVLTVDESREQTKAIHDLQREAETFEGLKRKVERDRILSVHKNAQRLLKPLPVVNPFAKQLTFLSDRTRTRRDHVKYLTLIRTIALLHQHQRPLKEKDGLEYIEATRSDIEEANRIAHEVLGRSLDELPPQTRRLLILLRDMVDSRCREEKVTPDVCLFSRRQVRRFTGWTEFQVRTHLNKLQEME is encoded by the coding sequence GGATGAGAAGACGCCGAGCTTCATCGTGACCCCGGCGAAGAACCTGTGGCACTGCATGAGCAGCGGGCAGGGCGGGAGCGTGATCGACTTCGTGATGCATTACGACGGGGTGAGCTTCCGCCAGGCCGTCGAGCTGCTGCGCACGAAGAATCCTTCGCTCTACAAAAGCGCGGGTCCGGTGAGGAAGTCCTCCGTTCCGAAACTGCCGCCTGCGGTCGAGTTCGACGCGGACGACCAGACGCTCTTCGACCAAGTGCTCGGCTACTACGCCAAGCGGCTTCACGAAAACCCTTCGGCCATCGACTATCTGAAGAAGCGCGGTCTCTGGAACGAAGAGGCAATCGAGCGGTTCCGGATCGGCTACGCCGACCGGACGCTCGGCCTGACCCTGCCGCACAAGAACCGCAAGGACGGGGCGGAAATCCGCACCCGCTTGCAGCGGCTGGGGATTTACCGCGAGAGCGGTCACGAGCATTTTAACGGCTCGCTGGTGTTCCCCGTTATGGACGAAGGCGGGGCGGTTCGCGAAATCTACGGTCGCAAAGTCGGCAGTCAAAAGAGCGGCATCTACCACCTTTACTTGCCCGGGCCCCATGCGGGAATCTGGAACCCGGAGTGCCTGAAATCCCCCGAGATCATCCTGACCGAAAGCATCATCGATGCGCTGACCTTTTGGGTGAATGGCTTCCGGAATGTAACTTGCATCTGGGGAACGGAAGGCTTTACGGACGAACACCTCGAAGCCTTCCGGAAGCACCGGACGCAGAAGATTTATCTGGCCTACGACCGGGACAAAGCCGGGGACCGGGCTTCGGAACGGGACGCGGAGCGTCTCCAATCCCACGGAATCGAATGCTTCCGGGTCAAGTTCCCTGCCGGGATGGATTCCAACGAATACGCGCTCAAAGTCACTCCACCTGAAATGTCCCTGAAGGCGGTTCTCTCCGGTGCCGAGTGGCTTCCGCCTTCGCCAAAAGGCTACGGCGCGACAGGTGGCAAAGGGCTTGGTCACTGCGTCCCTCAAGAAGGTGAAATCCCTTTCCGTGTCAAAGATCAAGATACGCGCGCATCTTCTTCTAATCTTTTAGCTGCTAACTTAGCCGCTGACGCGGCGACCGTGGGGCAGGATATTGCTACTAAAGGAAAAAATGCTTCGGAGGACGAGCTTCGCGCCTTCGGGTCTTCGCGTGAGACTTCCCCAGCGCTGAAACTCTCTGGCGAAGACTATCTGCTCGACCTCGGCCCGCGTTCGTATCGGGTCCGGGGTCTGCAAAAGAACGGCTCGCTCGAAGTGCTCAAGGTGAACCTTCGCCTTGTCTGCGAGGATCGCTTCCACCTGGACACGCTGGACTTTTACCGCTCGAAGGACCGGGAAGCGTTCGTCCGGGCGGCCGCCTCGGAGACGACGCTGGAACCGGACCTTATCAAGCGGGACCTGGGCAAGTTGCTGCTGGCCCTCGAACAAGTGCAGGAAGAGCGCATCCGGGCAGCGACCGAGCCGCAGCCGTCCCATCCGGAAATGACCGAGGAGGAACAAGCGGAGGCCCTGGAACTCCTCCGGTCCCCGGACCTTTTGCACCGCATCCTCGCCGACTTCGAATCGTGCGGGATCGTCGGAGAATCGACGAACAAGCTGACCGGGTATCTGGCTTGCGTCTCGCGGAAGCTGGATCGGCCCTTGGCGGTGATCGTGCAGAGCACGAGCGCGGCGGGCAAATCGACGCTCATGGAATCGATCCTGGCCTTCATTCCGGAAGAGGAGCGCGTCAAATACTCGGCGATGACGGGCCAAAGCCTCTACTACCTCGGGGAGACGAACCTGAAGAACAAAATCCTCGCCATCGTCGAGGAAGAGGGAGCGGAGAAGGCGAGCTACGCCCTCAAGCTCCTGCAAAGCGAAGGGGAACTGACGATCGCGAGCACGGGCAAGGACGACCAAGGCCGCATGAAAACGGAGGAATACCACGTCGAAGGCCCGGTGATGATCTTCCTGACGACCACGGCGGTGGACATCGACGAAGAATTACTGAACCGTTGCCTCGTCCTCACCGTGGATGAATCGAGAGAGCAGACGAAAGCGATCCACGACCTGCAGCGCGAAGCCGAAACCTTCGAGGGCCTCAAACGCAAAGTCGAGCGGGACCGGATTTTGAGCGTTCACAAGAACGCGCAGCGGCTGCTCAAGCCGCTCCCGGTGGTCAATCCCTTCGCCAAGCAACTGACCTTCCTAAGCGACCGCACGAGAACGCGCCGCGATCATGTGAAATACCTGACCCTGATCCGCACGATCGCGCTTTTGCACCAGCACCAAAGGCCGCTGAAGGAGAAAGACGGCTTGGAATATATCGAGGCGACCCGTTCCGATATCGAGGAGGCCAACCGGATCGCCCACGAAGTGCTGGGCCGCTCGCTCGACGAGCTTCCGCCGCAGACGCGGAGGCTGTTGATCCTCTTGCGGGACATGGTGGACAGTCGTTGCCGCGAGGAAAAAGTGACCCCGGACGTGTGCCTGTTCAGCCGCCGCCAGGTGCGCCGCTTCACGGGCTGGACCGAGTTCCAGGTGCGCACGCACCTGAACAAGCTGCAGGAAATGGAATA